A genomic segment from Nicotiana sylvestris chromosome 1, ASM39365v2, whole genome shotgun sequence encodes:
- the LOC104233498 gene encoding malate dehydrogenase, chloroplastic-like produces MTRDDLFNINANIVKGLVEAVADNCPDAFIHVISNPVNSTVPIAAEILKQKGVYDPKKLFGVTTLDVVRANTFVAQKKNLRLIDVDVPVVGGHAGITILPLLSKTKPSTTFTDEEVQELTVRIQNARTEVVEAKAGAGSATLSMAYAAARFVESSLRAIHGDADVYECTYVESNLTELPFFASRVKLGRNGVEALISFDLKGLTEYEQKALEALKPELKASIEKGIAYAKKETVTA; encoded by the coding sequence ATGACAAGGGACGACTTGTTCAACATTAATGCCAATATTGTGAAAGGCTTAGTTGAGGCTGTTGCCGACAACTGCCCAGATGCCTTTATCCACGTTATCAGCAATCCAGTCAACTCCACAGTGCCGATTGCTGCTGAGATTCTTAAGCAAAAGGGTGTTTACGATCCTAAAAAACTCTTTGGTGTTACGACCCTAGACGTTGTCAGGGCAAACACATTCGTCGCTCAGAAGAAAAACCTGAGACTCATAGATGTTGATGTCCCAGTGGTTGGTGGACATGCCGGGATAACAATTCTGCCTTTGCTGTCAAAGACAAAGCCGTCAACTACTTTTACTGACGAAGAAGTGCAGGAACTAACGGTGAGGATCCAAAATGCCAGGACAGAGGTTGTTGAGGCAAAGGCTGGAGCAGGATCTGCAACACTGTCAATGGCATATGCAGCGGCTAGATTTGTTGAGTCCTCTCTTCGTGCCATCCATGGTGATGCTGATGTTTACGAGTGTACTTATGTTGAATCTAACTTGACAGAACTTCCATTCTTTGCGTCGAGAGTTAAACTAGGAAGAAATGGCGTTGAGGCTTTGATTTCGTTTGATCTCAAAGGATTAACCGAGTATGAACAAAAAGCTTTGGAAGCTTTAAAGCCAGAGTTGAAAGCTAGCATTGAGAAGGGGATAGCCTATGCTAAAAAAGAAACAGTGACTGCTTAG
- the LOC138868561 gene encoding malate dehydrogenase, chloroplastic-like, protein MLYNPVLQRIEEIDVTYLFAVDEMAAASATTFSVGSATSFGSTKSQSKAFVAKYNTRNYLRNFSGLKAEAFVRCESESSFLGRESAAALRQSIPPKAQIEKQRCFNHVQPQASYKVAILGAAGGIGQSLALLIKMSPLV, encoded by the coding sequence ATGCTTTATAATCCTGTCTTACAACGTATAGAAGAAATTGATGTCACCTATCTTTTTGCAGTGGATGAAATGGCAGCAGCATCAGCAACTACTTTCTCAGTTGGTTCAGCTACATCCTTTGGCTCTACAAAATCACAATCAAAGGCCTTTGTTGCGAAATACAATACCAGGAACTACCTTAGGAATTTCAGTGGCCTCAAGGCAGAGGCATTTGTACGATGTGAATCGGAGTCATCATTTTTGGGGAGGGAAAGTGCTGCAGCTCTTCGACAATCCATTCCTCCCAAGGCCCAAATAGAAAAGCAGAGATGCTTCAACCATGTTCAGCCTCAAGCATCTTATAAAGTGGCTATTCTGGGAGCTGCTGGTGGGATAGGCCAGTCTCTAGCACTGCTGATTAAGATGTCACCGCTAGTTTAA